The sequence below is a genomic window from Fluoribacter dumoffii NY 23.
TGATTAATTGATGATGTTCGATTGCATCAATAATAAGCAGCACTAAAGGCAAGACTTCAATAAATGAAAACATTGAGCCCAGTGGCACCCATAAATCCGGCGTACCTGTCCAGTACCAGTGATGTCCTGTACCAATAATTCCACCTAAAAATACCAGAATGGTTTCAAAGTACATGGTCCGTTCTGCCAGGGCACGCGAAATTAAACCCGTTCCCATTAATACATAAGCCGTAGCGCATGCAGCAAAGAATTCAAAAGACTGCTCAACCCAAAGATGGACGACCCACCAGCGCCAAAAATCGGTAATCGTGAACGATTTTTCGATCCCGGTTAATGGAATCATTCCAAAACAATACAACACGGCAATATTTATAGTACTTGCCCAAAAAAGATGCTCTAACCGGATTCGCCCCGTCCAAAATGCCACAGTAGCGGTTTTTAAGTCACTCCAGGTAGGCCACATCCCCCGAAAAACTATAAAACTCCAAAGAAAGAGGCCCACGCAAAATCCTATTTGCCATAATCGACCTAGTTGCAGATAAGATAAACCCTGGTTGCCAATCCAAAACCAGGACTCATTCACATACCCCATAATTCCCAGGTAGTTTCCAACAATGGCACCCCCTACAATAAACAAAGTGACCCAAAACAGGAGATCCACAAAAAAACCTTGTCTTTTAGCCTCTCTTTTGCTGATAAGCGGAGCCATGAAAACACCTGCGCTAACCCAGGAAAGAGCGATCCAGACTATGGGTGTCTGAATATGTATATCCCGCAAGAAATTAAAGGGTAAAAACTCATTGATGCTTAACCCGTAAAAACCATTACGTTCTGTATAATAATGTGCCATTATGGCGCCTACAGCAATCTGAATCAGTAAAACCAGGGCAACCACCACAAAATACTGCCCCACTTTGCGTTGGCTCGGGGTTAGTGGCTCAAATCCCAAAAATACTGGGGTTTTAAATGCATCATCAGGAGCACTTAGATATCGATGATAGATAAACAACACGGCTCCAAAGCCCAGGAATACAAAACAAAATGAGACCCAGGTCCAGTAAAACGTGTTTGCAGTGGGATTATTTCCCATAGTGGGTTCATAAGGCCAATTATTGGTATATGAACTGTTTTGTCCAGGCCGATGCGCTATCGTAGTCAGTGAAGAATAGATAAGAAAGTCAGCGGTTTGTAACGCGCTTTGAGCATCCAGGCTGTATGCTTTAGTCCAACCAGTTGTTGCATCATGATTAAGTAAGGTTTTTGCAATTTGCTGACGTAGCTGCACAATTGCATTGGCGACTGGTTCGGACAAAATACTGACGGGCTTGCTCAGATCAGTATGCTGCAAGTCCCGCTGCATCATTTGGCGTACAATGTATTGTCCTCCGGCATCGAGATTCGTAAATGGCTTGCCAAAATGCTGTTGCGCTATGTTATCTTCGGTCAGTCTTCCCAGGGTTACCAGATATTTGGCGGTATAATCTTCCCCAAAATAAGAACCCATTCCATAAAGACTTCCATAATCCATCAGGTCCGCCCGTTGAAAACCTGCTTTACCTGCGACGATATCATCCGCCTTCATCACAATTTGACCGGAGGGGAATTGAAATTGCTGGGGTAAGGGAGGGGCAAGTTGATAGGTTTTATAAGTACCCCAAATTAATACTACAAAACAAATGATTGCAGTAATTAAAAGAACCCATTTTAATACATTGGATACTTTATCTGGGTTGACTGGCTCAACCACATCCTGGTGTAAATTCTCCATTCAGCACGTTTCCTTGTGATATAAAAAATTTTGGTCGGCACAACTAAGTTGTTAATTTTATATAAAATTTACTGGAAAAAACAGAAGATTTTTTTGATGAATAAGATTACGTCAGTGCTTGCTTTTCATGCAAACGCTGTAATAACAAATGAAAATAAACAAAACCGGCATAGGGATGCCACTTTGCTGTAATTTCCGCTATTTTTTTATAATCCGGTTTTCTCTCAAGATGCAGCAATTGATATAAATTGTTTTGTGCGCCTATATCATCACCTGGAAAAATATCGATTCGTCCCAAACCACGCAGTAAAACATATTCCGCTGTCCAGCGCCCCACCCCTTTAAAAGCACATAAAAAATTGATGATCTCCTCATTTGATTTATTTTCCAAACTTCCAAAATAAGCTTCCTCTCCAATAAATGCAGACGCTAACCGGATCAAGGTTTCACTTTTATGTGTGCTGTAGCCTATATTCTTTAATTCAGAGACAGAGCAATTGGCAACTTCCGTTGGTCTTGGGAAGGCATAGAACACTTTTTCTTCTTTGCCTTTAATTTTCAAACCCAGGTATTCAACCAAGCGGTTTTGAATTTGCAAACCCGCCTCCAGAGAGATTTGCTGACAGGAAACAGCATTGACCAAAGCTTCAAAAACAGAGGGAAATCGCGGCGGCTTAAGTCCCTTAAATCGAAGCGCAAGCGGATGCAACCGGGCATCCTGTTCGGCAAGACAATAGAAATCATGCAGGTCGCGCTTTAATCCCAGCATTTTTTCCATCTCCGCATGGATTTGATTTTGAGAGACTTGTTTGCTGCCTTCACTGTGCAAAAGCAATTCGGGATCGTTGATTCCTTTTTTTTGTTCAACTACCACTTTAACTGGAGTATTTTCTATGATTAATACTCGTGTGTAACAATTTCCATCCCAGAGATCAACCTTGTTTTTGCTTCTTCTTCGCAAAGCAAAAACAGTATAATCGAGACGAAACGGAGCAACGGCATTTAAGGTAAAGCGATAGTCCATAATGAGAGCCTGTTTTTAAGACAGCTTGGGGTTTAATTGAAACTCTTTATTTCATTACAATACGATGGCGATAAAGTACTTCTTGCACCTTTTCAATATTTACCTGTGCATGGATTGCTTTGGTGCTGGTCGTTCAAATCCCATCTGTTCCACAATACTGGCCACTTTGTCATCATCATTAAATTTTTGTTTGAGAAATTCCAGGGCTTCTTTAGGGATTTCGCTGCTGCTTCCTTTGTTTTCAAATCGAACAATATGATTTAAAGTTTTTCCTCCATGTTGCATAGGATAACGTTCTCCATTACCAAAATAGGAGGTTTCAAATCCCTGCTTTTGCAGTAACCCCTTAAAAGCCGCTGCATCTGCAGGATTATCAAAAGCGATTTTGAATGTACCATTCATTTGTCCCTTACTCACCATTGGAAGTTCTATGGATGAAGGGGCCTTGGCAGTCATCATGGTGCGAATCACGGCACTCACTGCGGCGCTTGATTCTTGACCCGTTTGCCCCTGGGTCAATCCTTTTAGGGAACTTTTCACACGAGAGGAAGGAAAACTGTCATTTTTAGGGGTATTTTTTGGTGAATTTGCAGCATTAGGCAAGCGGGCACTAAGGCTAATAAGATCGGTGTTTCCATAATTTTTGGTCATGACACCACGGGCACGTTCCGATACTTCAGCAGGATTTTTGACGATCATGGAATAATTGCCATCCTGTTGATACAAACGATTTCGCTCCTCCATCCACAGGATGCCAAGCTTATTGCCGGTCTTAGCAAACGAATCAATCGTCCCTCCTTTTTTCCACCCCCAATTACCATCCTGATTGTTGGCTCTGCTTCCCGTATCTTCTATAAGGCAGGCATTACCTGTATCTCTCAACGCATCTTGTACTTTGGGGTTTTTTAATTTTTCCTGGATTGCTCTTTGCATTGCCTCATCTGCCAATCTAAAATCCGCCCATTTTTTTGATTGCCCCAAATCTCTGGCATTCTGCGCATCCCCCGCAAGGATTTTATCCAGATATTTTTTATCCTGGGGATCTTTTTGATATTGAAAATAATGTTCTACTGTTGGAAAAGTTCTTTTTCCATATGGGGTCTGCATTTCGATAGGAATTTCTGCATAATTGGAAAAAATCCCCCATTCGGCCCCTTCTCTATCGAAAGCAACAATATCGACGCTATCAGGGCGTCCCTGGAGATGATTTGAGGGGCCACTCAATTTTTTAATTGCCCCTTTATAGGATCTAGCAGTTAAAGGCATATAAACTCCCACTCACTAAAGCAACATTTTAAATTATAGCTGATTTATTTTTAAGCTAATATTAAGTGACTTATGGCAAACCACTTTTCCCATGAGTTTTTTGGGAAATAAGATAGAACATGAAAAGGAACGGTCAGCCTTTAACACAAACGATAGGTACCAAGCGGGCGACCTTCTTGGTTAAACCTGACTGCTGTGCTGCATCCACCACTAAATCGACATTCTTGTAGGCTTCGGGAGCTTCTTCTGCGACACCTCGATACGAACTGCTGCGTATTAAAATTCCTTGTTGGGCCAATTGAGCAATAATCTCGCTTCCCCTCCATTTTTTAGTGGCCTGATGCCGGCTCATCGCCCGTCCGGCGCCATGGCAGGCAGAACCAAAAGATTTCTGCTCAGAAAGTTCTGTTCCCACTAAAACATATGAGGAAGTGCCCATACTGCCGCCAATGATAACGGGTTGTCCTACATCTTTTAATGCGTTTACCAATTGCGGATGTCCGGGACCGAAAGCTCGTGTTGCCCCTTTGCGATGAACAAACAAACGCATCGTTTTCCCCTCAACCTGGTGTGTTTCTTCCTTGCAGGTATTATGGGATACATCATAGATGAGCTTGATTTGGGTACCCGGCATTTCATCTTGAAATACTTCCCGCATAAAATGGGTAAGTATTTCCCGATTAGCCAATGCACAATTAATTCCTGCACGCATAGCACCGAGATAGCTTTCTCCCATAGCTGAACGAATAGGGGCACAAGCTAATTCACGATCCGTAAGCTGTATTCCATGCTGTTGTGCGGAAATAAGCATGGAGCGTAAAAAATCAGTTCCAATTTGATGACCCAGACCACGTGAACCACAATGGATACTTACAACCACATCCCCTTCTGCCAAACCAAATGCTGTTGCAGTTTTTTCACAATATATTTTACGTACTTCCTGAATTTCCAAATAGTGATTACCCGAACCCAAAGTACCCATTTCATTTTTTTGGCGTTTTTTTGCATGCTCTGAAACATGCTCAGGTAATGCTCCCTCTACGCGGCCATTATCTTCGATTCGTTCCAAATCTTCTTTTTCACCATACCCTTGCTTTACCGCCCAAACAGCTCCGCCGAGCAGCATATCATCCATCTGCCTCATGGTCAGGTTGATACGGCTTTTACTGCCAACACCAGCAGGAATATGGGCAAACAAGGCATCCGCGAGCTGTTCTTTATAGGGTTCAAACTCCTCACGCTTCAGTCCGGTAGATAAGAGTCTCACACCACAAGAAATATCAAAACCAACCCCTCCGGCAGAGACAACTCCTTCATTATCAGGATCAAAGGCAGCAACTCCCCCAATGGGAAACCCGTATCCCCAATGCGCATCCGGCATTGCATAGGAACCGCGGACAATTCCGGGTAAGGTTGCAACATTGGTAACTTGCTCATAGACTTTCATATCCATATTGAGAATCAATTCTTCAGAGGCAAAAATAATTCCCGGTACACGCATCTTCCCATGTTTGGGAATTCGCCATTCAAAGTCACTGATTTTTTCTAACCGGTTTAAGTCCATAGGTTTCCTGCCTTATCTCCTGAGAGCCTGACTAGAGGGTATGAAACGGTTATACATCAACTACACATTGAGCCACCCAAAGCTTATCGCCTTGATCCACTTTTAATTCAGTGAATGTAGCACCTTTGACCTCGACTGCTGGTTGATGTCGATGAATATCTACTGGTTCACCTGCAATTATAGCAGTCAATTTCAGACCTTTTATGGTTACATCAAACTCACTAAACAGCATGTTATGGATTGCCATGTTATAAATAATGGCATTTAACCAGTCAACAAATAAAATTTCCTGATTCGGAGCTTCGCACGATATGTGAATTTTCTTGTGGGGATGGACTAACTGTGCACGAGTAATAACATTCGTGAGGGCAAGCGCCCCCATCGCAAAAGCCTCAGATAGCGTCGCACCAAACCCTCTAACCCCGATATCTGATTCATGGAAAAAATGTTCCCATCCCTTTTTTGCATTCATAGAAAATCACCGTTATTCCATCAAGTTTGAAACACTCTAGCCTTTAAAATAAACAGGATCCAAATCCCGGATTTCTACAGATAAAGTAATATTTAACCCGGACGGGTCCGTTCTAAAAAACTTATCCAATAAATCAAAAAGCTTCTGGCCTATGCTTCTTTTTTTAGCCTCATCCCTGCCCGCAAGTATTTTGAGCGTTAAATGAACAAAAGCATGGTACTCACTCTGATCACCGATAAAAAACATGGGATGAACAATACACCTGCTCCTGCAGTTTGATAACGGGGTAGGCAAGTTTTCAGACAGCACCTGGTGTAGCTGAGTAAACAACTGATTTAAATGCTCTGTGTTCTTGATATTGTTACTTAATTCCAAAAGCAAATGAGGCATAAAAAATTAAAATAAAAATAAATCATGGAACATCATAACTTGGGGGGAAGCAATGTTGCAAAATAAATCCATGCAGATGTCCCCTCTTGTTAAATTAAGCCGCTTACCGTTTTGCAGATACTGCGATAGATAAAATAACCATCCCCATTCCAATTGCCTGAACAGAAGTCAAGTGTTCACCCAAAAAAACCCAGGCAATGAGGACTGTAGCTAACGGCATCACCGCTGTGGATAATGAAGCCATAACCTGATCCACTTTTTGGCACCCCATATTCCAAAAAACGTAAAAAAGCCCCGAACTCAATCCCAAAACAAGCAAAATTAATCCATCCCCAAAGCGGATGCTTACCTCATCCAGGACATTAAAGCCCAAATAAATTAATAACAAAATGGCATTAATCGCATTGAGCAATGAAGAAATTAAAAAAACTGGAAGCGTATTGGGATGCATTTTATTTAAGATATAGTATGCCGCTTCAGGTAAAAGAGAAATTAAAACCAGGACATCACCCCGAAAAGAATGATTTACTTGCACTCCTGTTATTTTGGTGCACGCTATAATGATTAATCCCAAGGTTGCAAAAAACACACAAATGGCATTTTTTCCTGAAATTTTTTCACCGAGAATAATCCAGGACATGAGGACAATTATGGCAGGTAAAGCACTGCTAATAATCCCGGCTACATGTGCATCCGTGCCCTTTAGACCCCATAGCATAAAAAAATTAAATAATACGCCTGCAGATAACGCCTGCGCCCCAATAAAAAACCAGTCGCGCTTTTTTAGTTGAAGAAAATAATAACTCACCGTCATCTTCTTAGCA
It includes:
- a CDS encoding NADAR family protein; translation: MPLTARSYKGAIKKLSGPSNHLQGRPDSVDIVAFDREGAEWGIFSNYAEIPIEMQTPYGKRTFPTVEHYFQYQKDPQDKKYLDKILAGDAQNARDLGQSKKWADFRLADEAMQRAIQEKLKNPKVQDALRDTGNACLIEDTGSRANNQDGNWGWKKGGTIDSFAKTGNKLGILWMEERNRLYQQDGNYSMIVKNPAEVSERARGVMTKNYGNTDLISLSARLPNAANSPKNTPKNDSFPSSRVKSSLKGLTQGQTGQESSAAVSAVIRTMMTAKAPSSIELPMVSKGQMNGTFKIAFDNPADAAAFKGLLQKQGFETSYFGNGERYPMQHGGKTLNHIVRFENKGSSSEIPKEALEFLKQKFNDDDKVASIVEQMGFERPAPKQSMHR
- a CDS encoding nitric-oxide reductase large subunit, which produces MENLHQDVVEPVNPDKVSNVLKWVLLITAIICFVVLIWGTYKTYQLAPPLPQQFQFPSGQIVMKADDIVAGKAGFQRADLMDYGSLYGMGSYFGEDYTAKYLVTLGRLTEDNIAQQHFGKPFTNLDAGGQYIVRQMMQRDLQHTDLSKPVSILSEPVANAIVQLRQQIAKTLLNHDATTGWTKAYSLDAQSALQTADFLIYSSLTTIAHRPGQNSSYTNNWPYEPTMGNNPTANTFYWTWVSFCFVFLGFGAVLFIYHRYLSAPDDAFKTPVFLGFEPLTPSQRKVGQYFVVVALVLLIQIAVGAIMAHYYTERNGFYGLSINEFLPFNFLRDIHIQTPIVWIALSWVSAGVFMAPLISKREAKRQGFFVDLLFWVTLFIVGGAIVGNYLGIMGYVNESWFWIGNQGLSYLQLGRLWQIGFCVGLFLWSFIVFRGMWPTWSDLKTATVAFWTGRIRLEHLFWASTINIAVLYCFGMIPLTGIEKSFTITDFWRWWVVHLWVEQSFEFFAACATAYVLMGTGLISRALAERTMYFETILVFLGGIIGTGHHWYWTGTPDLWVPLGSMFSFIEVLPLVLLIIDAIEHHQLIKRERAFTYNLAYLYILGASFWNFVGAGVFGGGTLNAPLVNYYEHGTFLTLNHAHTALFGAFGLLGLGLIYFCLRYAAGDRFSWDDRLGTWAFWLYNIGLILWIVLNFFPVGWAQLMDVYENGFAHSRSLEFYNTTLIWQWLRFPGDVVFALGALFMAYDFIKKLGPFFPRWVNARSLEHTAPDV
- a CDS encoding DMT family transporter yields the protein MKKSNVYYEGMLFLILAQVMVGVNIVFSKYVLASIPVLLVLTLRFTLAAMILLPLHWFSPAKKMTVSYYFLQLKKRDWFFIGAQALSAGVLFNFFMLWGLKGTDAHVAGIISSALPAIIVLMSWIILGEKISGKNAICVFFATLGLIIIACTKITGVQVNHSFRGDVLVLISLLPEAAYYILNKMHPNTLPVFLISSLLNAINAILLLIYLGFNVLDEVSIRFGDGLILLVLGLSSGLFYVFWNMGCQKVDQVMASLSTAVMPLATVLIAWVFLGEHLTSVQAIGMGMVILSIAVSAKR
- a CDS encoding 5-carboxymethyl-2-hydroxymuconate Delta-isomerase encodes the protein MPHLLLELSNNIKNTEHLNQLFTQLHQVLSENLPTPLSNCRSRCIVHPMFFIGDQSEYHAFVHLTLKILAGRDEAKKRSIGQKLFDLLDKFFRTDPSGLNITLSVEIRDLDPVYFKG
- a CDS encoding archease, which encodes MNAKKGWEHFFHESDIGVRGFGATLSEAFAMGALALTNVITRAQLVHPHKKIHISCEAPNQEILFVDWLNAIIYNMAIHNMLFSEFDVTIKGLKLTAIIAGEPVDIHRHQPAVEVKGATFTELKVDQGDKLWVAQCVVDV
- a CDS encoding RtcB family protein — translated: MDLNRLEKISDFEWRIPKHGKMRVPGIIFASEELILNMDMKVYEQVTNVATLPGIVRGSYAMPDAHWGYGFPIGGVAAFDPDNEGVVSAGGVGFDISCGVRLLSTGLKREEFEPYKEQLADALFAHIPAGVGSKSRINLTMRQMDDMLLGGAVWAVKQGYGEKEDLERIEDNGRVEGALPEHVSEHAKKRQKNEMGTLGSGNHYLEIQEVRKIYCEKTATAFGLAEGDVVVSIHCGSRGLGHQIGTDFLRSMLISAQQHGIQLTDRELACAPIRSAMGESYLGAMRAGINCALANREILTHFMREVFQDEMPGTQIKLIYDVSHNTCKEETHQVEGKTMRLFVHRKGATRAFGPGHPQLVNALKDVGQPVIIGGSMGTSSYVLVGTELSEQKSFGSACHGAGRAMSRHQATKKWRGSEIIAQLAQQGILIRSSSYRGVAEEAPEAYKNVDLVVDAAQQSGLTKKVARLVPIVCVKG
- a CDS encoding DNA-3-methyladenine glycosylase family protein is translated as MDYRFTLNAVAPFRLDYTVFALRRRSKNKVDLWDGNCYTRVLIIENTPVKVVVEQKKGINDPELLLHSEGSKQVSQNQIHAEMEKMLGLKRDLHDFYCLAEQDARLHPLALRFKGLKPPRFPSVFEALVNAVSCQQISLEAGLQIQNRLVEYLGLKIKGKEEKVFYAFPRPTEVANCSVSELKNIGYSTHKSETLIRLASAFIGEEAYFGSLENKSNEEIINFLCAFKGVGRWTAEYVLLRGLGRIDIFPGDDIGAQNNLYQLLHLERKPDYKKIAEITAKWHPYAGFVYFHLLLQRLHEKQALT